The following are encoded in a window of Methylicorpusculum oleiharenae genomic DNA:
- a CDS encoding EAL and HDOD domain-containing protein, with protein sequence MKDFLIARQEIFNRNLEISAYEILFRGKDFDLSQDNQASKATHQVITDTILEIGINRLVGSHKAFINFTTGNILDKTPLALPKDRIVIEILENTVIDKKIIENLQELSASGYTIALDDFIFLPEWEPLVKLADIIKLDVLAMDTHELNLTIDRLSSYKAELLAEKIETRQQFEMLRDRGCHYFQGFFLSKPNIVEGKRLGIGQTALIKLLAAINKPDMVFDEVSRIISQDATLSFKLLHYINSAFFAIPNKISSIKQAISYLGMIEIKRWTNIIALSSLSNKPKAIIQTTLIRGKMCELIAQYLGKDTEMFFLMGMFSNLDNLMDIPIEEALAQLPLNREVSQAILNHEGFGGEVLLYVKSYEQGLPHLHTFQNLEAHIINSAFLDSITWAQSTLDNLS encoded by the coding sequence ATGAAAGATTTCCTTATTGCTCGGCAAGAAATATTCAATCGAAATTTAGAAATTTCCGCTTATGAAATTTTATTCCGAGGGAAAGATTTTGATCTAAGCCAGGATAATCAGGCCAGTAAAGCAACTCACCAAGTAATCACGGACACCATTCTTGAAATAGGCATCAACCGTTTGGTGGGCAGCCATAAAGCCTTTATTAATTTCACTACTGGCAATATTCTCGACAAAACGCCTCTTGCCCTGCCAAAAGACCGCATTGTTATCGAGATTCTCGAAAATACCGTCATTGATAAAAAGATTATTGAAAATTTACAAGAGTTGTCGGCGTCAGGTTACACCATTGCGCTGGATGATTTCATCTTTTTACCCGAATGGGAACCTTTAGTAAAACTGGCCGATATCATCAAGTTGGACGTTTTGGCCATGGATACCCATGAGTTAAATCTCACCATCGACAGGCTTTCATCCTATAAAGCCGAATTGCTGGCCGAGAAAATTGAAACCCGCCAACAGTTCGAAATGCTGCGCGATCGAGGCTGTCATTACTTTCAGGGCTTTTTCCTGAGCAAACCCAACATTGTTGAAGGAAAACGATTAGGCATTGGCCAAACCGCCTTGATCAAGTTGTTGGCTGCTATCAACAAGCCCGATATGGTATTCGATGAGGTAAGCCGGATCATATCGCAGGATGCCACGCTGAGCTTCAAGTTGCTTCACTACATCAATTCGGCATTTTTTGCTATTCCCAACAAGATTTCTTCTATCAAGCAGGCGATCAGCTATCTGGGCATGATAGAGATAAAACGCTGGACCAATATCATTGCGCTCAGCTCTTTATCCAACAAACCTAAAGCGATCATACAAACCACCCTCATCAGAGGCAAAATGTGTGAACTAATTGCTCAGTATCTCGGTAAAGATACTGAAATGTTTTTTTTAATGGGTATGTTTTCCAACCTTGATAACCTAATGGACATACCCATAGAGGAAGCTCTGGCTCAGTTACCGCTGAACCGGGAAGTCAGCCAAGCCATACTCAACCATGAAGGGTTTGGCGGAGAAGTGTTACTTTACGTCAAGTCCTATGAGCAAGGCCTTCCGCATTTGCATACTTTTCAAAATTTGGAAGCCCATATAATCAACTCTGCTTTCCTGGACAGTATCACCTGGGCTCAAAGCACTTTGGATAACCTATCATGA
- the hflD gene encoding high frequency lysogenization protein HflD, whose protein sequence is MQLNTIKNQALALAGVAQSAALVQQLATQGKTDPSALECSVASILKIDSDSVEAVFNGLSGIKLGLEQLNQQLNGFQISNPEQARYAASLVFLEKQLAKRPDLLKTISQGIEKAQQQRDHFGLLHENVFANLGDTYHNTISTLQPRIMVNGEQNYLSQPETVNKIRTLLLAGIRAAMLWRQCGGTRWKFLFYRKKLQVEIENLLKQI, encoded by the coding sequence ATGCAATTGAATACCATTAAAAACCAAGCCCTCGCTTTAGCCGGAGTGGCTCAATCGGCGGCGTTGGTGCAACAACTCGCAACCCAGGGAAAAACCGACCCATCCGCCTTAGAATGCAGCGTTGCCAGTATTCTGAAAATAGACTCTGACTCGGTTGAGGCTGTTTTTAATGGCTTGAGCGGCATCAAACTGGGCCTGGAACAACTGAATCAACAACTGAACGGCTTTCAAATTTCCAATCCTGAACAAGCCCGCTATGCGGCTTCGCTGGTCTTTCTGGAAAAACAATTGGCAAAACGGCCGGATTTATTGAAAACCATCAGCCAAGGCATAGAAAAAGCGCAGCAACAGCGCGATCATTTCGGGTTACTGCATGAAAATGTGTTTGCCAATTTAGGCGACACCTATCACAACACGATCAGTACCCTGCAGCCACGCATCATGGTAAACGGCGAGCAGAACTATTTAAGCCAGCCTGAAACCGTCAACAAAATCCGGACACTTTTGCTGGCAGGAATCCGTGCAGCGATGTTGTGGCGGCAATGCGGCGGCACCCGATGGAAATTTCTTTTTTACCGTAAAAAATTACAAGTTGAAATTGAAAATCTGTTGAAACAAATTTAA
- the ssb gene encoding single-stranded DNA-binding protein, giving the protein MLNKVTLIGRLGVDPEVRYMPSGGAVTTIRLATSRRWRDKQTNERKEETEWHRVVFFARLAEIAGEYLKKGSQVYVEGRIRTQKWQGQDGQDRYTTEIVAEEMHMLDSRSGGTANYGEGAGGGYAPAEQSSKPSGPGNSPSNPPTSAPAQFDDFDDDIPF; this is encoded by the coding sequence ATGCTAAATAAAGTTACATTAATCGGACGTTTGGGTGTGGATCCCGAAGTCCGTTATATGCCCAGCGGTGGCGCAGTCACCACCATTCGCCTTGCCACATCGAGACGCTGGAGGGATAAACAAACCAACGAACGTAAAGAAGAAACAGAATGGCATAGGGTCGTTTTTTTTGCGCGGTTAGCGGAAATTGCCGGCGAATACCTGAAGAAAGGCAGTCAGGTCTATGTGGAAGGACGCATTCGAACCCAGAAATGGCAAGGCCAGGACGGACAAGACCGCTACACCACAGAAATTGTTGCAGAAGAAATGCACATGCTCGATAGCCGCAGCGGAGGCACGGCCAATTATGGAGAAGGCGCGGGTGGCGGATATGCTCCCGCAGAACAATCCTCTAAACCCTCTGGCCCAGGCAATAGCCCCTCTAATCCACCCACTTCAGCGCCTGCCCAGTTTGACGATTTTGATGACGATATTCCGTTCTGA
- a CDS encoding EAL domain-containing protein, whose amino-acid sequence METTFFLSLRWKLALVLGGVFIVLNTLFAYFAYSDAKQGFNEERLLLRNKQDNLAKMLSEDSFLILEQLAELFVLNGQEPNRYSDQKMLSVFDRNWEQWQFIWDLENITVFDATGLKIKSRGRKIHTDRVLVDQTLQSESPVHTINCSQTSCYQQVIVPVMGKGTLVGAFSMARTFADTVIKFKEATRVDVGVLIDSPKKLTNGWPYTLSAKTFAGLDFDLFAYLTEHYTFVQLLNKSGTLTVNDQIYEVRIRPLRMDNATQAPFLLIVEEITGNMRMLDSQLEKVWIQGLMSLLCSLAVLVLVSWFFLRRIAYLAKALPLLATHEYNQFRKEIVQKKWISLGFDEIDKLNDTVLTLALQLENLEHIVRKNTLHILEKSQELATERDSIQELVNSAPVIMLTQKVNGQILTINQEGVKVFGEEKNQVIGRLFDLYLPPTETHHLNQLDQLRLSKSMHPIQIEGGFISATGSFLHVFWIHTLFNSNRQGSEPIVLSLGMDISAEKLTEQKMLKMASFDPVTGLGNQQRFQRELPQALKIAKRYGHSVALLYFDLQQINLAQEAVDKRVMVKVASHLKQFMRESDLLCRIGESQFVLILPDAQTPGVVSLAQKIIKRISSLKLTLGSHYGEIATNIGIAFYPRHADSPDHLLANAERAMVYAKLNGKNFYYIYEQTLTNKHETDLNQNTVQQIQQLLDNDEGVLNFTPVFDVHRRRVGFYQCSICLASPNGEIPLSREYGQVIEQLDLAEQLDHVSIVRVFEIIASMKRRNKNVKLSLALSGLSVTQADSIKFIGSLLKHYQIDPGQIIFDLNEHYVLRNLTQSHNFINQIKQLGCEFCLSDFGVEFSSFFYLKQLPVDFVRIDGSFVRRMDKHKEDNMYVRALVDVIHAYGKRVIVDDVESERVLLLVEQLGIEYARGSFFDERVDNQSASLSSSSLLPL is encoded by the coding sequence ATGGAAACCACCTTTTTTCTCAGTTTACGATGGAAGTTAGCCTTAGTGCTCGGCGGTGTTTTTATTGTATTAAACACCCTGTTTGCCTATTTTGCCTATTCTGATGCAAAACAAGGATTCAACGAAGAGCGGCTGTTGTTGCGTAATAAACAGGATAATCTGGCGAAAATGTTGTCTGAGGATTCATTCCTGATTCTGGAACAGTTAGCAGAACTGTTCGTTCTGAATGGTCAAGAACCCAATCGTTATTCCGATCAAAAAATGCTCAGCGTTTTTGACCGTAATTGGGAACAGTGGCAGTTTATCTGGGACTTGGAAAATATCACGGTCTTTGACGCCACCGGCTTAAAAATCAAATCCAGAGGAAGAAAAATTCATACCGATCGTGTGCTTGTCGATCAGACGCTGCAATCGGAATCGCCTGTTCATACCATCAATTGTTCACAAACGTCCTGTTATCAACAAGTGATTGTGCCGGTAATGGGCAAAGGCACTTTGGTTGGCGCATTCAGTATGGCTAGAACGTTTGCCGATACCGTCATCAAATTCAAAGAGGCCACACGCGTCGATGTGGGTGTTTTGATTGATTCACCTAAAAAGTTAACCAATGGCTGGCCTTACACGCTTTCAGCCAAGACTTTTGCGGGATTGGATTTTGATTTGTTCGCTTACCTGACCGAACACTACACATTCGTGCAGTTATTAAACAAGAGCGGAACATTAACCGTTAATGATCAGATTTATGAAGTAAGAATTCGGCCGTTGAGAATGGATAATGCGACTCAGGCGCCGTTTTTGCTGATTGTCGAGGAAATTACCGGAAATATGCGCATGCTGGATAGCCAGCTGGAAAAAGTTTGGATACAGGGCTTGATGAGTTTACTTTGCTCGCTAGCGGTATTAGTCCTTGTTTCATGGTTTTTTTTACGGCGTATTGCTTACCTTGCCAAGGCGCTGCCTCTTTTGGCAACGCATGAATATAATCAATTCAGGAAAGAAATCGTTCAAAAAAAATGGATTAGCTTGGGTTTCGATGAAATCGATAAACTGAATGATACGGTCTTGACCCTGGCTCTGCAGCTGGAAAATCTAGAGCACATTGTCCGCAAAAATACGCTGCACATTTTAGAAAAAAGCCAGGAATTAGCGACTGAACGCGATTCTATCCAGGAGTTAGTCAATTCAGCGCCGGTCATAATGCTGACGCAAAAAGTCAATGGGCAAATATTGACTATCAATCAAGAAGGCGTGAAGGTCTTCGGTGAAGAAAAAAATCAGGTAATCGGACGGCTTTTCGACCTGTATCTGCCTCCGACAGAGACGCATCATCTGAATCAGCTCGATCAGTTACGCTTGTCCAAGTCAATGCACCCGATTCAGATTGAGGGCGGCTTTATAAGCGCTACAGGGAGTTTTCTGCATGTTTTTTGGATTCATACTCTGTTTAATTCAAACCGACAAGGCAGTGAACCGATTGTTCTCTCGCTGGGAATGGACATAAGCGCTGAAAAACTGACCGAACAGAAAATGCTGAAAATGGCGTCTTTTGATCCGGTAACCGGGCTGGGCAATCAGCAACGATTTCAACGAGAACTGCCGCAGGCACTGAAAATAGCAAAACGTTACGGACATTCAGTGGCGCTGCTTTATTTTGATCTGCAGCAAATTAACCTGGCTCAGGAGGCAGTAGATAAAAGAGTCATGGTAAAAGTGGCAAGTCATTTAAAGCAATTTATGCGCGAATCCGATTTGCTGTGCCGAATCGGCGAAAGCCAGTTTGTCCTGATTTTGCCGGATGCGCAGACACCGGGCGTAGTCTCTCTGGCCCAGAAAATAATCAAACGAATCAGTTCGTTGAAGTTAACCTTGGGCAGCCATTACGGAGAAATAGCAACCAACATCGGCATCGCTTTTTATCCCCGGCATGCTGATAGCCCGGATCACTTGTTAGCGAATGCAGAACGGGCAATGGTTTATGCCAAACTGAATGGAAAAAACTTTTATTATATATATGAGCAGACGCTTACAAATAAGCACGAAACCGATCTGAATCAAAATACTGTCCAGCAGATACAGCAACTGCTGGATAACGATGAAGGTGTTTTAAATTTTACACCGGTCTTTGATGTTCATCGAAGACGGGTCGGCTTTTATCAGTGTTCAATTTGTTTAGCCTCGCCAAATGGTGAAATTCCTCTATCCAGGGAATATGGCCAGGTCATTGAGCAACTCGATTTAGCTGAACAATTGGATCACGTATCGATAGTCAGGGTCTTTGAAATTATCGCGAGCATGAAACGGCGCAATAAAAATGTCAAACTCAGTTTGGCGCTCTCAGGCTTATCAGTAACGCAGGCGGATAGTATTAAATTTATCGGTTCGTTGTTGAAACATTACCAAATTGATCCCGGGCAGATCATTTTTGATTTAAACGAGCACTATGTGCTTAGAAATTTGACTCAATCGCACAATTTCATTAACCAAATCAAGCAGCTTGGCTGTGAGTTCTGTTTAAGTGACTTCGGCGTGGAATTTTCGTCATTTTTTTATTTGAAACAATTACCCGTTGATTTTGTCCGTATCGACGGCTCTTTTGTAAGGCGAATGGATAAACATAAAGAAGACAACATGTATGTGCGGGCTTTAGTCGATGTTATCCACGCATACGGCAAGAGAGTCATTGTTGATGACGTGGAAAGTGAGCGGGTTCTCCTATTGGTTGAACAATTAGGTATTGAGTATGCCCGGGGCAGTTTTTTCGATGAGCGGGTTGATAACCAATCGGCCAGCCTTTCCTCCTCAAGTCTTTTGCCACTTTAA
- a CDS encoding heavy-metal-associated domain-containing protein, which produces MSEKVTLTVKGMKCGGCEANVNGKLEALEGVLSNSASFKENQVCVEYDASKIDLDAIKNVITEAGFLVEE; this is translated from the coding sequence ATGTCGGAAAAGGTAACGTTAACAGTCAAGGGAATGAAATGTGGCGGCTGCGAAGCAAACGTCAACGGTAAATTGGAGGCCTTGGAAGGCGTACTCTCAAACAGTGCTTCATTTAAGGAAAATCAAGTCTGTGTCGAATATGATGCTTCCAAAATCGATCTGGACGCGATCAAAAACGTTATCACCGAGGCCGGTTTTTTGGTGGAAGAATAG
- a CDS encoding heavy metal translocating P-type ATPase, producing MSAVIQNDTTNNALRLSILGMRCAGCVSAVEGALKEVPGVLEVTVNFADHSAYVKGDADPDLLKQAIISAGFDAAIMEGLEDPSAQEALETKRYQELMKKAGVAGVLGVILMLGEHFEWFPEIGSPNGQWFWPQLALITLGVLIYSGWHFYSGAVKALTLKQANMDTLIALGTGSAWLFSCIVIDYSANLPSLAKHAYFEAAVVILAFINLGSGLETLARGKTSSAIRQLIGLQPRTARVVREGIEQDIAIEDVGLGDILRVRPGEKIPVDGTVTEGHSTIDESMLTGEPIPVEKIKGTLVVAGTMNQKGTFMFQATRIGRDTALAQIIKSVRQAQSSKPEIARLADKISSIFVPGVVLISLFTFVIWYTFGPEPSLGYAFVTSMTVLVIACPCALGLATPISVMVAVGRAAQAGILIRKGEALQTAGKLTAIILDKTGTVTEGKPSVATIKALGDFSEETVLELAASIESGSEHPLAGAILSAAEARQISLSKAQHFEAVAGHGVCAEIQGRSVYFGNAALMEVKGVQYGEHKSTLEALSALGQTPVLLAVDGQIAGIIGVADPIKKDSAAAIAKLKEQGVRIIMVTGDNPVTAKAIADQAGITEVRAQVLPQDKAEVVKQLQDAGETVGMVGDGINDAPALAQANVGFAIGTGTDVAIESADIVILQGSLLKVSEAMALSKMTVINIKQNLVGAFFYNTVSIPVAAGLLYPLFGVLLNPMIAGAAMAMSSVTVVTNANRLRWIKL from the coding sequence ATGAGTGCGGTAATTCAAAATGACACGACAAATAATGCTCTCCGGTTATCCATTCTGGGTATGCGCTGTGCGGGTTGTGTCAGCGCTGTTGAAGGAGCGCTCAAAGAGGTTCCGGGTGTCTTAGAGGTAACCGTCAATTTTGCGGATCACTCGGCTTATGTCAAAGGCGATGCTGATCCTGATTTATTGAAACAGGCGATTATTTCTGCAGGCTTTGATGCGGCAATCATGGAAGGACTGGAAGACCCGTCGGCTCAGGAGGCATTAGAGACAAAGCGCTATCAGGAACTGATGAAAAAGGCCGGGGTAGCCGGTGTCCTGGGTGTTATTCTGATGCTGGGTGAGCATTTTGAATGGTTTCCTGAAATTGGTTCACCCAACGGACAGTGGTTCTGGCCTCAGCTGGCTTTGATTACCCTCGGTGTATTGATTTATTCCGGCTGGCATTTTTACAGCGGTGCAGTCAAAGCGTTGACATTAAAACAAGCCAATATGGATACGCTGATTGCCTTAGGTACAGGTTCAGCCTGGTTGTTCTCGTGTATTGTCATTGATTATTCGGCTAATTTGCCCTCATTGGCAAAACATGCCTATTTTGAAGCGGCTGTCGTCATTCTTGCCTTCATCAATTTGGGTTCAGGGCTCGAAACGCTGGCCAGAGGCAAAACCTCGAGTGCGATTCGCCAATTGATTGGTTTGCAGCCCCGAACCGCTCGGGTCGTCAGGGAAGGGATAGAGCAGGATATTGCGATTGAGGATGTCGGGCTTGGCGATATTTTGCGCGTCAGGCCGGGAGAAAAGATTCCTGTCGACGGCACTGTAACGGAGGGCCATTCGACGATTGATGAATCGATGTTGACGGGTGAGCCGATACCGGTTGAAAAAATAAAAGGTACTCTCGTTGTTGCCGGTACGATGAATCAAAAAGGCACCTTCATGTTTCAGGCGACTCGTATCGGTCGGGATACGGCACTGGCTCAGATCATCAAAAGTGTCAGGCAAGCGCAAAGCAGTAAGCCGGAGATTGCGCGTTTGGCCGATAAGATTTCAAGTATTTTTGTGCCCGGCGTGGTGCTGATTTCCCTGTTTACCTTCGTCATTTGGTACACCTTCGGGCCCGAGCCTTCGCTGGGTTACGCCTTTGTTACTTCCATGACGGTGCTGGTGATTGCCTGTCCTTGTGCACTGGGTCTGGCGACTCCGATTTCCGTAATGGTTGCAGTGGGTAGGGCGGCTCAGGCCGGTATCCTGATTCGTAAAGGCGAGGCGCTTCAGACTGCGGGAAAACTGACGGCTATCATTCTGGATAAAACAGGAACGGTAACGGAGGGTAAGCCCAGTGTTGCCACTATTAAAGCGCTAGGTGATTTTTCCGAAGAAACGGTGCTTGAATTAGCGGCCAGTATTGAGTCAGGTTCTGAACATCCATTGGCGGGGGCGATTCTTTCAGCCGCCGAAGCCAGACAGATTAGCTTAAGCAAGGCTCAGCATTTTGAAGCTGTTGCAGGTCATGGTGTCTGTGCTGAAATTCAAGGCCGCTCCGTTTATTTTGGAAACGCGGCTTTAATGGAAGTTAAAGGCGTACAGTATGGCGAGCACAAATCTACGCTGGAAGCACTTTCCGCGTTAGGTCAGACGCCCGTTTTGCTGGCAGTTGACGGACAGATAGCCGGGATAATAGGCGTAGCCGATCCGATCAAAAAGGATTCAGCGGCTGCAATCGCCAAATTGAAGGAACAAGGTGTTCGCATCATTATGGTGACCGGCGATAATCCGGTTACAGCCAAAGCGATCGCCGATCAGGCGGGTATTACTGAAGTGCGGGCTCAAGTCTTGCCGCAAGACAAGGCGGAAGTGGTCAAACAACTTCAGGACGCCGGTGAAACGGTGGGTATGGTGGGGGACGGAATCAACGATGCGCCTGCCTTGGCACAGGCTAATGTCGGTTTTGCCATAGGTACAGGCACCGATGTGGCGATTGAAAGTGCTGACATTGTCATTTTACAGGGCTCGTTGTTAAAGGTATCCGAAGCGATGGCCTTGTCCAAAATGACCGTTATCAATATCAAGCAAAACTTGGTGGGTGCTTTCTTTTACAATACCGTTAGTATTCCGGTGGCTGCCGGATTACTCTATCCTTTGTTCGGCGTACTGCTCAATCCGATGATTGCAGGTGCTGCCATGGCGATGTCATCTGTAACCGTCGTGACGAATGCAAATCGCCTTCGCTGGATTAAACTTTAA
- a CDS encoding ABC transporter ATP-binding protein: protein MKLIEAENLYRYFGKQCAVHDLSFSLARGDVLGFLGPNGAGKTTTMQMLCGNLAPSSGRITINGHDLLDKPVAAKRNIGYLPDTPPLYRELTVDEFLSYCAQLHQVPCDQIKVATTTAKEKCGLTSVSDRLIAHLSKGYQQRVGIAQAILHNPDIIILDEPTVGLDPIQIREIRSLIRELGQAHGVILSTHILSEVQESCTHVQIIQEGRLILHETIEGLEQHMKMATVELTTRIPANADLLKSLPGVLSIEILAPCKIRVHYDSSLDPSDQIASMTIAQGWGLQGISPIKRSMEDIFIALTQPDSDNSSNARDSLS from the coding sequence ATGAAGCTGATAGAAGCTGAAAATCTATACCGTTATTTCGGTAAACAGTGTGCTGTTCATGATCTCAGCTTTTCATTGGCCCGAGGGGATGTCCTGGGTTTTCTGGGACCAAACGGCGCGGGCAAAACGACGACGATGCAGATGTTGTGCGGTAATCTGGCGCCCAGCTCCGGCAGAATCACCATCAATGGCCACGATCTGCTGGACAAACCGGTAGCGGCAAAACGAAATATCGGTTATTTGCCCGACACGCCGCCGCTATACCGCGAATTGACGGTGGATGAATTTCTAAGCTATTGCGCACAACTGCATCAGGTTCCATGCGATCAAATCAAGGTGGCAACGACAACGGCCAAGGAGAAATGCGGTCTTACCAGCGTATCCGACCGACTGATCGCTCATTTATCGAAGGGATACCAGCAGCGGGTAGGCATTGCTCAGGCGATTTTACATAACCCGGACATCATTATTCTGGACGAACCGACTGTCGGCCTTGATCCTATCCAAATCAGGGAAATTCGTAGTTTAATTCGCGAACTGGGCCAGGCTCATGGCGTAATCTTATCCACACACATTTTGAGCGAAGTTCAGGAATCGTGTACGCATGTGCAAATTATTCAGGAAGGCCGGTTGATCCTGCATGAAACTATAGAAGGCCTCGAACAGCACATGAAAATGGCGACTGTTGAATTGACAACCCGTATTCCTGCCAATGCCGATTTACTGAAATCCTTGCCGGGTGTACTATCAATTGAAATTCTGGCTCCCTGCAAAATACGGGTGCATTATGACAGCAGTCTCGATCCGTCTGATCAGATTGCCTCGATGACGATAGCTCAAGGCTGGGGATTGCAAGGAATAAGCCCGATTAAACGCAGCATGGAAGATATATTTATTGCCCTCACCCAACCGGATTCCGACAACAGTTCAAACGCCAGAGATTCCCTGTCATGA
- a CDS encoding rhodanese-like domain-containing protein — protein MIKHRKLITSLLLLFSLLPSLLPADELSRVDIAQLIDLRDRQNALIIDIRTPQEWAASGLIPQSYPLTFFDAEGRYDLDRWLAKLDKLRSTPDQAVVLVCKSGNRSAKAGQLLTQTQQMKNIYHLQNGIVGWVTAGNPVARNCPNQLACR, from the coding sequence ATGATAAAACATAGAAAACTCATCACCTCCCTTCTTTTGTTATTCAGTCTGCTACCGTCGTTATTGCCGGCGGATGAATTAAGCCGGGTGGACATTGCGCAATTGATAGACTTACGAGACCGGCAAAATGCGTTGATTATCGACATTCGCACGCCTCAAGAATGGGCGGCATCCGGACTGATTCCCCAAAGTTATCCGCTGACTTTTTTCGACGCCGAGGGCCGATATGATCTGGACCGATGGTTGGCTAAACTGGACAAATTGCGTTCGACTCCGGATCAAGCCGTAGTTTTGGTTTGCAAAAGCGGCAATCGCAGCGCTAAAGCGGGTCAATTGCTGACCCAAACCCAGCAAATGAAAAATATATATCACTTACAAAACGGTATAGTGGGCTGGGTTACGGCAGGCAATCCTGTCGCCAGAAACTGTCCCAATCAACTCGCCTGCAGGTAA
- a CDS encoding MFS transporter, with protein MTLLEKKATWSLAAIYALRMLGLFMILPVLSLYAEQLDGATPSLMGLAMSIYGFSQVLLQIPFGLLSDRYGRKKIIVFGLLIFALGSVVAAVSTTIYGVLIGRTLQGAGAISAAVMALVADLTQEVHRTKAMAIIGLSIGGSFGIGLIAGPVFSQWFGVPGLFWLTAALTLIAVLTIIYVVPDPKQSKLHRDAEFVPSEMMHVLRSPDLLRLDYGIFVLHMMLTASFVVIPLLLRDTGMAGGQHWQIYLPIFVISMAFAVPFVIVAEKKRKMKSVFLGAIAVVSVAQIGLAQFHDNQIGIIAFLGIFFCGFNLLEATLPSLISKTAPGDLKGTAMGAYSSSQFLGLAIGGVLGGWCYGEYGANAVFIFCAAAGLSWFLVSLGMKQPRHLANMLISVDMISSDEADQLVSQMLTLKGIEDVTLHYDEGVAYLKVDSQLLDKQQLQQLITQAMPA; from the coding sequence ATGACGTTGCTGGAAAAAAAAGCAACCTGGTCTTTGGCGGCGATTTATGCGCTGCGAATGCTGGGTCTGTTTATGATTTTGCCGGTTTTGTCTTTGTATGCTGAACAGCTGGATGGCGCCACTCCTTCATTAATGGGGCTGGCGATGAGTATCTACGGATTTTCTCAAGTGCTCCTGCAAATACCGTTTGGTCTTTTGTCTGACCGGTACGGGCGTAAAAAAATTATCGTTTTCGGGTTGTTGATTTTTGCACTGGGCAGTGTAGTGGCTGCAGTTTCCACAACCATTTACGGTGTGTTGATAGGCAGAACCTTACAAGGCGCCGGTGCTATTTCGGCTGCCGTGATGGCTTTGGTTGCCGATTTGACTCAAGAAGTCCATAGAACCAAGGCGATGGCAATCATAGGGTTGAGCATTGGCGGTTCTTTTGGGATTGGCCTGATTGCAGGCCCGGTTTTCTCTCAATGGTTTGGGGTTCCAGGTCTGTTTTGGCTGACAGCCGCCCTCACATTGATAGCGGTCCTGACTATCATTTATGTCGTGCCTGATCCTAAACAATCCAAGCTGCACCGGGACGCCGAATTTGTTCCCTCAGAAATGATGCATGTGCTTCGAAGCCCGGATCTGTTGCGTCTTGATTACGGTATTTTTGTATTGCACATGATGCTGACAGCCAGTTTTGTTGTGATTCCCTTGTTGCTTCGCGACACAGGAATGGCGGGCGGACAGCACTGGCAGATTTATTTGCCGATTTTTGTCATATCGATGGCGTTTGCAGTGCCTTTTGTTATAGTGGCCGAAAAAAAACGAAAAATGAAAAGCGTTTTCCTGGGCGCGATTGCGGTGGTTTCAGTAGCGCAAATAGGCCTGGCTCAATTTCATGACAATCAGATTGGCATCATCGCTTTTCTGGGCATTTTCTTTTGTGGATTTAACTTGCTCGAAGCGACATTACCCTCACTTATTTCAAAAACCGCGCCCGGCGATTTAAAAGGAACCGCGATGGGGGCTTATTCAAGTTCACAGTTTTTGGGATTGGCTATCGGCGGCGTGCTGGGTGGATGGTGTTACGGCGAATATGGTGCCAATGCGGTGTTTATTTTTTGTGCGGCGGCCGGACTGAGCTGGTTTTTGGTTTCATTAGGGATGAAGCAGCCTCGGCATTTGGCAAACATGCTGATATCCGTTGATATGATTTCATCAGATGAAGCCGATCAACTGGTTAGTCAAATGCTGACGCTAAAAGGAATTGAAGATGTCACGCTGCATTATGACGAAGGTGTTGCCTATCTCAAGGTCGATAGCCAGTTACTGGACAAACAGCAATTACAACAATTGATTACGCAAGCCATGCCTGCTTAA